A DNA window from Ipomoea triloba cultivar NCNSP0323 chromosome 10, ASM357664v1 contains the following coding sequences:
- the LOC116031691 gene encoding metacaspase-9-like has protein sequence METEQKKSMKRMAVLVGCNYENNSVFKLNGCRNDVLAMKEVLISRFGFKPDCIEVLTDEEGSPVLPTAANIKSTLLRMVARSEPGDVLFFHFSGHGILIESLNEEAILGHDLNVITSVDFRHIVKGVPRGATFTILSDSCHSGGLIDKEKEQIGPCDHPTCGNETPEPPPNTQVKSVPFEFLLRHLSSITKLATRDIAPHHLELFGDHASLSFKQADKRPEPLDADEGILLSGCQANEVSRDVPTKEGQPPRGAFSYAVETVLKEHPGPLSNRELVLLARKVIKKYQLPQHPCLYCCDGNADAVFLRQS, from the exons ATGGAAACAGAGCAGAAGAAGAGTATGAAGAGGATGGCGGTCTTGGTGGGCTGCAATTACGAGAACAACTCAGTGTTCAAGTTGAATGGATGCCGCAATGATGTGTTGGCGATGAAAGAAGTTCTGATTTCCCGATTCGGGTTCAAGCCGGACTGCATCGAAGTGCTGACGGATGAGGAGGGGAGCCCGGTGTTGCCCACGGCGGCCAATATCAAGTCAACGCTGCTTCGGATGGTGGCCCGATCCGAGCCCGGGGATGTCCTGTTCTTCCACTTCAGTGGCCATGGGATTTTGATCGAGAGCCTCAATGAAGAAGCTATTCTTGGCCATGATCTCAATGTCATCACTA GTGTGGATTTTCGGCATATAGTGAAGGGCGTGCCGAGAGGAGCGACGTTCACGATCCTCTCCGATTCCTGCCACAGCGGCGGGCTGATCGACAAAGAGAAAGAGCAGATCGGGCCGTGCGACCATCCCACCTGCGGCAACGAAACCCCCGAACCGCCGCCAAACACGCAAGTAAAATCCGTTCCTTTCGAATTCCTCTTGCGCCACCTCTCGTCCATCACAAAATTAGCCACGCGGGATATCGCACCGCACCACCTCGAGCTCTTCGGCGACCACGCCAGCCTCAGCTTCAAGCAGGCCGACAAGCGGCCGGAGCCTCTCGACGCGGACGAGGGGATCTTGCTGAGTGGGTGTCAGGCTAACGAGGTGAGCCGAGACGTGCCCACCAAAGAAGGGCAGCCGCCCCGTGGGGCGTTCAGCTATGCCGTGGAGACTGTGTTGAAGGAGCATCCTGGTCCTCTCAGTAATAGGGAGCTCGTTTTGTTGGCTAGGAAGGTTATCAAGAAATACCAACTCCCACAGCATCCTTGTCTTTATTGTTGCGATGGAAATGCCGATGCAGTTTTTCTTCGCCAATCTTGA